The following proteins come from a genomic window of Labeo rohita strain BAU-BD-2019 chromosome 25, IGBB_LRoh.1.0, whole genome shotgun sequence:
- the camk1db gene encoding calcium/calmodulin-dependent protein kinase 1Db isoform X1, whose translation MARGSEESVNGSWKKQVDDIRKIFEFKEILGTGAFSEVVLAQEKATGEMYAVKCIPKKALRGKESGIENEIAVLRKIKHENIVALEDIYESPTHLYLIMQLVSGGELFDRIVERGFYTEQDASALIKQVLDAVNYLHSLGIVHRDLKPENLLYFNPHEESKIMISDFGLSKMEGAANDIMSTACGTPGYVAPEVLAQKPYSKAVDCWSIGVIAYILLCGYPPFYDENDSKLFEQILRAEYEFDSPYWDDISDSAKDFISNLMQKDPEKRFTCEEALRHPWIAGDTALCKNIHESVSRQMKKNFAKAKWRQAFNATAVIRHMRRLQLGSSMDSSQHRKQNPPSMPGKSQSVDVSSVHRNDCSSMQATNSSSRTPERHTRPSTVTTIITGSK comes from the exons tgGGGCATTTTCTGAGGTGGTCCTGGCCCAGGAGAAGGCCACAGGAGAGATGTACGCCGTGAAATGCATCCCAAAAAAAGCACTAAGAGGAAAAGAGAGCGGAATAGAAAACGAGATTGCGGTGCTGAGGAA gATCAAGCATGAGAACATTGTGGCACTGGAAGACATTTACGAGAGCCCCACTCATTTGTATCTTATTATGCAACT tgTGTCAGGCGGGGAGTTGTTTGATCGTATTGTAGAGAGGGGTTTCTACACGGAGCAGGATGCCAGCGCGTTAATCAAACAGGTTCTGGATGCGGTTAACTACCTCCATTCGCTGGGGATAGTCCACCGAGACCTGAAG CCAGAGAATCTGCTCTATTTTAACCCACATGAGGAATCCAAGATTATGATAAGTGATTTCGGCCTGTCCAAGATGGAGGGCGCAGCCAATGACATAATGTCCACGGCTTGTGGGACGCCAGGATACGTGG CTCCAGAGGTATTAGCGCAGAAGCCTTACAGCAAAGCTGTGGACTGCTGGTCCATCGGAGTGATTGCTTACATCTT GTTATGTGGATACCCTCCGTTTTACGATGAGAATGACTCCAAACTGTTTGAGCAAATACTGAGGGCAGAATACGAGTTTGATTCCCCATACTGGGATGATATTTCTGATTCAG CTAAAGACTTCATTAGTAACCTGATGCAGAAAGATCCAGAAAAGAGGTTCACTTGTGAAGAGGCTCTTCGGCATCCATG GATAGCTGGTGATACTGCGCTCTGTAAGAACATCCACGAATCAGTCAGCCGACAGATGAAGAAGAACTTCGCCAAAGCAAAATGGCGA CAAGCGTTTAATGCTACCGCAGTGATCAGGCACATGAGACGTCTTCAGCTCGGCAGCAGTATGGATTCCTCTCAACACAGGAAGCAGAATCCACCATCCATGCCAGGGAAAAGTCAGTCGGTCGATGTTTCCTCAGTCCACCGCAACGACT GTTCGTCCATGCAAGCGACAAACTCTTCCTCGAGGACGCCCGAGCGCCACACGCGGCCATCCACGGTCACTACCATCATCACTGGCTCCAAATGA
- the camk1db gene encoding calcium/calmodulin-dependent protein kinase 1Db isoform X2, translating to MARGSEESVNGSWKKQVDDIRKIFEFKEILGTGAFSEVVLAQEKATGEMYAVKCIPKKALRGKESGIENEIAVLRKIKHENIVALEDIYESPTHLYLIMQLVSGGELFDRIVERGFYTEQDASALIKQVLDAVNYLHSLGIVHRDLKPENLLYFNPHEESKIMISDFGLSKMEGAANDIMSTACGTPGYVAPEVLAQKPYSKAVDCWSIGVIAYILLCGYPPFYDENDSKLFEQILRAEYEFDSPYWDDISDSAKDFISNLMQKDPEKRFTCEEALRHPWIAGDTALCKNIHESVSRQMKKNFAKAKWRQAFNATAVIRHMRRLQLGSSMDSSQHRKQNPPSMPGKSQSVDVSSVHRNDSLEEGVIFV from the exons tgGGGCATTTTCTGAGGTGGTCCTGGCCCAGGAGAAGGCCACAGGAGAGATGTACGCCGTGAAATGCATCCCAAAAAAAGCACTAAGAGGAAAAGAGAGCGGAATAGAAAACGAGATTGCGGTGCTGAGGAA gATCAAGCATGAGAACATTGTGGCACTGGAAGACATTTACGAGAGCCCCACTCATTTGTATCTTATTATGCAACT tgTGTCAGGCGGGGAGTTGTTTGATCGTATTGTAGAGAGGGGTTTCTACACGGAGCAGGATGCCAGCGCGTTAATCAAACAGGTTCTGGATGCGGTTAACTACCTCCATTCGCTGGGGATAGTCCACCGAGACCTGAAG CCAGAGAATCTGCTCTATTTTAACCCACATGAGGAATCCAAGATTATGATAAGTGATTTCGGCCTGTCCAAGATGGAGGGCGCAGCCAATGACATAATGTCCACGGCTTGTGGGACGCCAGGATACGTGG CTCCAGAGGTATTAGCGCAGAAGCCTTACAGCAAAGCTGTGGACTGCTGGTCCATCGGAGTGATTGCTTACATCTT GTTATGTGGATACCCTCCGTTTTACGATGAGAATGACTCCAAACTGTTTGAGCAAATACTGAGGGCAGAATACGAGTTTGATTCCCCATACTGGGATGATATTTCTGATTCAG CTAAAGACTTCATTAGTAACCTGATGCAGAAAGATCCAGAAAAGAGGTTCACTTGTGAAGAGGCTCTTCGGCATCCATG GATAGCTGGTGATACTGCGCTCTGTAAGAACATCCACGAATCAGTCAGCCGACAGATGAAGAAGAACTTCGCCAAAGCAAAATGGCGA CAAGCGTTTAATGCTACCGCAGTGATCAGGCACATGAGACGTCTTCAGCTCGGCAGCAGTATGGATTCCTCTCAACACAGGAAGCAGAATCCACCATCCATGCCAGGGAAAAGTCAGTCGGTCGATGTTTCCTCAGTCCACCGCAACGACT CCCTTGAAGAGGGTGTTATCTTTGTCTAG
- the camk1db gene encoding calcium/calmodulin-dependent protein kinase 1Db isoform X3, with amino-acid sequence MYAVKCIPKKALRGKESGIENEIAVLRKIKHENIVALEDIYESPTHLYLIMQLVSGGELFDRIVERGFYTEQDASALIKQVLDAVNYLHSLGIVHRDLKPENLLYFNPHEESKIMISDFGLSKMEGAANDIMSTACGTPGYVAPEVLAQKPYSKAVDCWSIGVIAYILLCGYPPFYDENDSKLFEQILRAEYEFDSPYWDDISDSAKDFISNLMQKDPEKRFTCEEALRHPWIAGDTALCKNIHESVSRQMKKNFAKAKWRQAFNATAVIRHMRRLQLGSSMDSSQHRKQNPPSMPGKSQSVDVSSVHRNDCSSMQATNSSSRTPERHTRPSTVTTIITGSK; translated from the exons ATGTACGCCGTGAAATGCATCCCAAAAAAAGCACTAAGAGGAAAAGAGAGCGGAATAGAAAACGAGATTGCGGTGCTGAGGAA gATCAAGCATGAGAACATTGTGGCACTGGAAGACATTTACGAGAGCCCCACTCATTTGTATCTTATTATGCAACT tgTGTCAGGCGGGGAGTTGTTTGATCGTATTGTAGAGAGGGGTTTCTACACGGAGCAGGATGCCAGCGCGTTAATCAAACAGGTTCTGGATGCGGTTAACTACCTCCATTCGCTGGGGATAGTCCACCGAGACCTGAAG CCAGAGAATCTGCTCTATTTTAACCCACATGAGGAATCCAAGATTATGATAAGTGATTTCGGCCTGTCCAAGATGGAGGGCGCAGCCAATGACATAATGTCCACGGCTTGTGGGACGCCAGGATACGTGG CTCCAGAGGTATTAGCGCAGAAGCCTTACAGCAAAGCTGTGGACTGCTGGTCCATCGGAGTGATTGCTTACATCTT GTTATGTGGATACCCTCCGTTTTACGATGAGAATGACTCCAAACTGTTTGAGCAAATACTGAGGGCAGAATACGAGTTTGATTCCCCATACTGGGATGATATTTCTGATTCAG CTAAAGACTTCATTAGTAACCTGATGCAGAAAGATCCAGAAAAGAGGTTCACTTGTGAAGAGGCTCTTCGGCATCCATG GATAGCTGGTGATACTGCGCTCTGTAAGAACATCCACGAATCAGTCAGCCGACAGATGAAGAAGAACTTCGCCAAAGCAAAATGGCGA CAAGCGTTTAATGCTACCGCAGTGATCAGGCACATGAGACGTCTTCAGCTCGGCAGCAGTATGGATTCCTCTCAACACAGGAAGCAGAATCCACCATCCATGCCAGGGAAAAGTCAGTCGGTCGATGTTTCCTCAGTCCACCGCAACGACT GTTCGTCCATGCAAGCGACAAACTCTTCCTCGAGGACGCCCGAGCGCCACACGCGGCCATCCACGGTCACTACCATCATCACTGGCTCCAAATGA
- the ucmab gene encoding unique cartilage matrix-associated protein — MSWTRPLLLTCLVLSAITLFHGADTAAVSDKKAADPQGALRKIFMPEADASSFFKRRSRRAVKTQDEINAEQRQRLAADERRREYHEEQRNEFESYAEEEHDEQDERTREKTEQWREFHYDGLDPSYEYNRHTV, encoded by the exons ATGTCCTGGACACGACCTCTCCTTCTCACCTGTCTCGTTTTGTCTGCCATCACCT TGTTCCATGGAGCCGACACCGCCGCTGTGTCAGATAAGAAGGCAGCCGATCCTCAAG GTGCACTGAGGAAGATCTTCATGCCAGAGGCAGACGCCTCCAGCTTCTTCAAACGGCGAAGCAGGAGGGCTGTGAAAACTCAAGATGAGATAAACG CTGAACAGAGACAGAGGCTGGCCGCAGATGAGAGAAGGAGGGAGTATCATGAGGAACAGAGGAATGAGTTTGAAAGTTATGCCGAAGAGGAGCATGATG AGCAAGACGAGCGCACCAGAGAGAAGACAGAGCAGTGGAGAGAGTTTCACTACGACGGCCTCGACCCATCTTACGAATACAACCGACACACGGTGTAA